Proteins from a single region of Scatophagus argus isolate fScaArg1 chromosome 23, fScaArg1.pri, whole genome shotgun sequence:
- the rell1 gene encoding RELT-like protein 1 isoform X2, translating into MANSTVVTPDQTSDSGDGMFKPDYVAFILVPVFFLLGLLGVVICHVLKSKGYRCTTEPQDGEEGECEEEERDLEQGGGLNDTLSENDDTVGQIVHYIMKNEANSDALKAMIHENSIDSDGPPLTPTSPGTPTPPMTPISPGAPAGAAKHTCNHLHTIGGLGGSKNICTRCSQKKWPLMRKPSARKVEQRRSHYGEVTVLAVGRFRVTKCEKAARDRRTLLITDSNGSVPASPTEAEPKSRTTSESQQIISFPPGADGRLGQREAIEIQISKQRREKQHIWTLFF; encoded by the exons CGGATCAGACTTCAGATAGCGGAGATGGAATGTTCAAACCAGACTACGTTGCTTTCATCCTGGTGcctgttttcttcctcctgGGCCTGTTGGGGGTAGTGATCTGCCACGTGTTGAAGAGCAAGGGCTATCGGTGCACCACTGAGCCCCAGGATGGCGAGGAGGGCGAgtgtgaggaggaagaaagggatCTTGAGCAGGGTGGAG GCCTGAATGACACTCTGAGCGAAAACGATGACACGGTGGGACAGATTGTCCACTACATCATGAAGAACGAAG CAAACTCGGACGCCCTGAAAGCCATGATTCACGAAAACAGCATCGATTCTGATGG TCCCCCGCTCACCCCCACCTCTCCCGGCACACCGACCCCACCGATGACTCCCATATCACCCGGTGCACCCGCAGGAGCAGCCAAGCACACCTGCAACCACCTGCACACCATCGGCGGCCTGGGCGGCAGCAAGAACATCTGCACCCGCTGCAGCCAGAAGAAATGGCCACTGATGAGGAAGCCGTCGGCCCGGAAGGTGGAGCAGCGGCGCAGCCACTACGGGGAGGTCACGGTCTTGGCTGTGGGCAG GTTCCGGGTGACAAAGTGTGAGAAAGCAGCCAGGGACAGGCGGACCCTGCTAATAACAGACTCCAATGGGAGCGTCCCTGCATCTCCTACGGAGGCGGAACCCAAGAGCCGGACGACGTCGGAGTCCCAGCAG ATTATTTCCTTTCCGCCAGGAGCAGACGGACGACTTGGACAAAGAGAAGCGATAGAAATCCAG ATTTccaaacagaggagggaaaaacaacacatctggacactttttttttaa
- the zgc:194930 gene encoding uncharacterized protein zgc:194930: protein MGCQCCRMIKSYIYDPSVTVDVRKTDSAGSSLYQSHHFSGGAPSGDPLSSHNKQKQGFHNPGYSKSNESTLKLEVDNNHVNHRLHAAPTARELHRQASAPPAEVYIIQPEALGPRWMVQEKGPSQVPVYPNIQEYENHVSYGEQGHCATRNGWDSSINECGIGRESLSADETDEGVGGTPEYPCDTGDEGSVLSVDIHTSTTSLSSADTKDELRLPKTPDVSTVESGISVMKSEDEEESRDEEEEEEEVQSVTDSMVAEALAALEAATAGEDDCE from the coding sequence tTACATCTACGACCCCTCTGTCACGGTGGATGTGAGGAAGACCGATTCTGCGGGCAGCTCGCTCTACCAGTCCCATCACTTCTCAGGCGGGGCCCCCAGCGGCGACCCGCTCAGCAGCCACAACAAGCAGAAGCAGGGCTTCCATAACCCGGGCTACAGCAAGTCCAACGAGAGCACACTGAAACTGGAGGTGGACAACAACCACGTCAACCACAGGCTGCACGCGGCGCCCACTGCAAGGGAGCTGCACAGGCAGGCGAGCGCGCCACCTGCAGAGGTGTACATCATCCAACCAGAAGCTCTGGGACCGAGATGGATGGTACAGGAAAAAGGCCCGAGCCAAGTGCCTGTTTACCCCAACATACAGGAGTACGAGAACCATGTGAGCTATGGTGAGCAGGGACACTGTGCAACAAGGAATGGGTGGGACAGCTCCATCAACGAGTGTGGGATTGGCAGGGAAAGCCTGTCAGCAGACGAGACAGACGAGGGCGTGGGAGGGACACCGGAGTACCCGTGCGACACCGGGGACGAGGGTAGCGTCCTGTCCGTGGACATCCACACCAGCACTACCAGCCTGTCCTCGGCCGACACCAAGGATGAGCTCAGACTGCCAAAGACTCCGGATGTTTCCACCGTCGAGAGCGGGATCTCTGTGATGAAGAGCGAGGACGAGGAGGAGTCgagggacgaggaggaggaggaggaggaggtgcagagcGTCACGGACTCGATGGTGGCAGAAGCTCTTGCTGCTTTGGAGGCCGCCACCGCCGGGGAGGATGACTGCGAGTGA
- the rell1 gene encoding RELT-like protein 1 isoform X4: protein MANSTVVTPDQTSDSGDGMFKPDYVAFILVPVFFLLGLLGVVICHVLKSKGYRCTTEPQDGEEGECEEEERDLEQGGGLNDTLSENDDTVGQIVHYIMKNEANSDALKAMIHENSIDSDGPPLTPTSPGTPTPPMTPISPGAPAGAAKHTCNHLHTIGGLGGSKNICTRCSQKKWPLMRKPSARKVEQRRSHYGEVTVLAVGRFRVTKCEKAARDRRTLLITDSNGSVPASPTEAEPKSRTTSESQQTDDLDKEKR, encoded by the exons CGGATCAGACTTCAGATAGCGGAGATGGAATGTTCAAACCAGACTACGTTGCTTTCATCCTGGTGcctgttttcttcctcctgGGCCTGTTGGGGGTAGTGATCTGCCACGTGTTGAAGAGCAAGGGCTATCGGTGCACCACTGAGCCCCAGGATGGCGAGGAGGGCGAgtgtgaggaggaagaaagggatCTTGAGCAGGGTGGAG GCCTGAATGACACTCTGAGCGAAAACGATGACACGGTGGGACAGATTGTCCACTACATCATGAAGAACGAAG CAAACTCGGACGCCCTGAAAGCCATGATTCACGAAAACAGCATCGATTCTGATGG TCCCCCGCTCACCCCCACCTCTCCCGGCACACCGACCCCACCGATGACTCCCATATCACCCGGTGCACCCGCAGGAGCAGCCAAGCACACCTGCAACCACCTGCACACCATCGGCGGCCTGGGCGGCAGCAAGAACATCTGCACCCGCTGCAGCCAGAAGAAATGGCCACTGATGAGGAAGCCGTCGGCCCGGAAGGTGGAGCAGCGGCGCAGCCACTACGGGGAGGTCACGGTCTTGGCTGTGGGCAG GTTCCGGGTGACAAAGTGTGAGAAAGCAGCCAGGGACAGGCGGACCCTGCTAATAACAGACTCCAATGGGAGCGTCCCTGCATCTCCTACGGAGGCGGAACCCAAGAGCCGGACGACGTCGGAGTCCCAGCAG ACGGACGACTTGGACAAAGAGAAGCGATAG
- the rell1 gene encoding RELT-like protein 1 isoform X1 — MANSTVVTPDQTSDSGDGMFKPDYVAFILVPVFFLLGLLGVVICHVLKSKGYRCTTEPQDGEEGECEEEERDLEQGGGLNDTLSENDDTVGQIVHYIMKNEANSDALKAMIHENSIDSDGPPLTPTSPGTPTPPMTPISPGAPAGAAKHTCNHLHTIGGLGGSKNICTRCSQKKWPLMRKPSARKVEQRRSHYGEVTVLAVGRFRVTKCEKAARDRRTLLITDSNGSVPASPTEAEPKSRTTSESQQIISFPPGADGRLGQREAIEIQSADFQTEEGKTTHLDTFFLKKKRTQTRTLNHQQLRSAATESTSMLLLFSETKELLLMRMVMATVTYKVTPASGFFISRTGGEVCPFMTCSISS; from the exons CGGATCAGACTTCAGATAGCGGAGATGGAATGTTCAAACCAGACTACGTTGCTTTCATCCTGGTGcctgttttcttcctcctgGGCCTGTTGGGGGTAGTGATCTGCCACGTGTTGAAGAGCAAGGGCTATCGGTGCACCACTGAGCCCCAGGATGGCGAGGAGGGCGAgtgtgaggaggaagaaagggatCTTGAGCAGGGTGGAG GCCTGAATGACACTCTGAGCGAAAACGATGACACGGTGGGACAGATTGTCCACTACATCATGAAGAACGAAG CAAACTCGGACGCCCTGAAAGCCATGATTCACGAAAACAGCATCGATTCTGATGG TCCCCCGCTCACCCCCACCTCTCCCGGCACACCGACCCCACCGATGACTCCCATATCACCCGGTGCACCCGCAGGAGCAGCCAAGCACACCTGCAACCACCTGCACACCATCGGCGGCCTGGGCGGCAGCAAGAACATCTGCACCCGCTGCAGCCAGAAGAAATGGCCACTGATGAGGAAGCCGTCGGCCCGGAAGGTGGAGCAGCGGCGCAGCCACTACGGGGAGGTCACGGTCTTGGCTGTGGGCAG GTTCCGGGTGACAAAGTGTGAGAAAGCAGCCAGGGACAGGCGGACCCTGCTAATAACAGACTCCAATGGGAGCGTCCCTGCATCTCCTACGGAGGCGGAACCCAAGAGCCGGACGACGTCGGAGTCCCAGCAG ATTATTTCCTTTCCGCCAGGAGCAGACGGACGACTTGGACAAAGAGAAGCGATAGAAATCCAG TCTGCAGATTTccaaacagaggagggaaaaacaacacatctggacactttttttttaaaaaaaaaaagaacccaaACAAGGACATTAAACCATCAGCAGCTGAGGAGCGCAGCAACAGAGTCGACCTCcatgctgctgctcttcagcGAGAcaaaagagctgctgctgatgaggaTGGTGATGGCGACTGTGACTTATAAAGTCACACCAGCCAGTGGTTTTTTTATAAGCAGAACGGGGGGTGAGGTGTGTCCATTTATGACGTGCTCCATTTCCTCTTAA
- the rell1 gene encoding RELT-like protein 1 isoform X3 yields the protein MANSTVVTPDQTSDSGDGMFKPDYVAFILVPVFFLLGLLGVVICHVLKSKGYRCTTEPQDGEEGECEEEERDLEQGGGLNDTLSENDDTVGQIVHYIMKNEANSDALKAMIHENSIDSDGPPLTPTSPGTPTPPMTPISPGAPAGAAKHTCNHLHTIGGLGGSKNICTRCSQKKWPLMRKPSARKVEQRRSHYGEVTVLAVGRFRVTKCEKAARDRRTLLITDSNGSVPASPTEAEPKSRTTSESQQEQTDDLDKEKR from the exons CGGATCAGACTTCAGATAGCGGAGATGGAATGTTCAAACCAGACTACGTTGCTTTCATCCTGGTGcctgttttcttcctcctgGGCCTGTTGGGGGTAGTGATCTGCCACGTGTTGAAGAGCAAGGGCTATCGGTGCACCACTGAGCCCCAGGATGGCGAGGAGGGCGAgtgtgaggaggaagaaagggatCTTGAGCAGGGTGGAG GCCTGAATGACACTCTGAGCGAAAACGATGACACGGTGGGACAGATTGTCCACTACATCATGAAGAACGAAG CAAACTCGGACGCCCTGAAAGCCATGATTCACGAAAACAGCATCGATTCTGATGG TCCCCCGCTCACCCCCACCTCTCCCGGCACACCGACCCCACCGATGACTCCCATATCACCCGGTGCACCCGCAGGAGCAGCCAAGCACACCTGCAACCACCTGCACACCATCGGCGGCCTGGGCGGCAGCAAGAACATCTGCACCCGCTGCAGCCAGAAGAAATGGCCACTGATGAGGAAGCCGTCGGCCCGGAAGGTGGAGCAGCGGCGCAGCCACTACGGGGAGGTCACGGTCTTGGCTGTGGGCAG GTTCCGGGTGACAAAGTGTGAGAAAGCAGCCAGGGACAGGCGGACCCTGCTAATAACAGACTCCAATGGGAGCGTCCCTGCATCTCCTACGGAGGCGGAACCCAAGAGCCGGACGACGTCGGAGTCCCAGCAG GAGCAGACGGACGACTTGGACAAAGAGAAGCGATAG